A single region of the Gracilibacillus caseinilyticus genome encodes:
- a CDS encoding IS4 family transposase, protein MSFTEVIQPFVEAIHKVLSVSKIRELARKTGFIERQGKLKAEEFLIISAFLNQTVGGSSLRDLCSAMSRLSSGTQLSKQALDQRFTKESVVFLREMFFQLAAQQNLVSIPFDLDRLFSRIRILDATSISTPKHDSSYPDGTKIQLEYELYQGRFMHALLYDLMDSDQEAARELEETIEKGDLVLRDLGYFSGEHLKNIDKNQGYLFSCIIR, encoded by the coding sequence ATGTCATTTACGGAAGTTATACAGCCATTTGTTGAAGCAATACATAAAGTGTTATCTGTATCAAAAATTCGGGAGTTAGCGCGAAAAACGGGTTTCATTGAACGACAAGGTAAATTAAAAGCGGAAGAATTTTTAATTATCAGTGCGTTTTTGAATCAAACAGTTGGTGGGAGTAGTTTGCGTGACTTATGTTCAGCCATGTCGCGATTATCATCAGGCACACAATTGTCGAAACAAGCATTAGACCAACGTTTTACCAAGGAAAGTGTTGTCTTTTTAAGAGAAATGTTTTTTCAATTAGCTGCCCAACAAAATCTGGTGAGCATTCCATTCGATTTGGATCGTTTATTTTCCCGCATACGTATATTGGATGCTACCTCTATTAGCACGCCTAAGCATGATTCTTCTTATCCAGATGGCACCAAAATACAATTGGAATATGAACTGTATCAAGGGAGATTTATGCATGCATTATTATATGATTTAATGGACAGTGATCAAGAAGCAGCACGTGAATTAGAAGAAACCATTGAGAAAGGAGACCTTGTCCTACGAGACTTGGGTTATTTTTCAGGGGAACACCTGAAAAATATAGACAAAAATCAAGGATATTTATTTTCTTGTATTATACGATAA
- a CDS encoding S1 domain-containing RNA-binding protein codes for MSIEVGSKLQGKVTGITNFGAFIELPGGKTGLVHISEVADNYVKDINEHLSVGDEVTVKVLNVEDDGKIGLSIKKAKDNPAPSNRRKHQGNPKNNRDRGESFEQKMNRFLKDSEDRLATLKKHTESKRGGRGARKG; via the coding sequence ATGTCAATCGAAGTAGGCAGCAAGTTGCAGGGAAAGGTAACTGGTATCACTAATTTTGGAGCATTCATTGAATTACCAGGAGGTAAGACTGGTTTGGTTCACATTAGTGAAGTTGCCGATAATTATGTAAAAGACATTAATGAGCATTTATCTGTTGGCGATGAAGTCACAGTTAAAGTTCTTAATGTAGAAGATGATGGAAAGATTGGTTTGTCAATTAAAAAGGCGAAGGATAATCCAGCCCCATCCAATCGTCGTAAACACCAAGGCAATCCAAAAAATAACCGCGATAGAGGCGAATCATTCGAACAAAAAATGAATCGTTTCTTAAAAGATTCTGAGGATCGCTTAGCTACGCTTAAAAAGCATACAGAATCAAAACGTGGAGGACGAGGGGCGAGAAAAGGGTAA
- a CDS encoding FtsB family cell division protein, with protein MAKRNNVSRINEAYIEQYDAQKKRQIRRKKKLYRRLMLFGAVMAITMIFLTTYHINQRTTYHDMKQEYTDLSDELTTMQTKEKKLQEEIELLNDEEYLLQIAKTNYFFTEEGEIVFKLPEEDPSY; from the coding sequence ATGGCCAAACGCAATAATGTATCCCGTATTAACGAAGCATATATTGAACAATATGATGCGCAAAAGAAGCGGCAAATTCGAAGAAAAAAGAAATTATATCGCAGGTTGATGTTATTTGGAGCAGTAATGGCCATTACTATGATTTTCTTAACAACCTATCATATTAACCAGCGTACAACGTACCATGATATGAAGCAGGAATATACGGATCTTTCAGACGAATTAACAACAATGCAAACAAAAGAAAAGAAACTGCAAGAAGAGATCGAATTATTAAATGATGAAGAATATTTATTACAAATAGCCAAAACGAATTATTTCTTTACAGAAGAAGGTGAGATTGTCTTTAAATTGCCTGAAGAAGATCCATCTTATTGA
- the yabQ gene encoding spore cortex biosynthesis protein YabQ, producing the protein MTLSTQFLTMIAMVLSGVYLGASYYTFKRTAQLWRSSIIWKYVLELLFWLIQAVVIYFVLFWVNEGILRFYIFLAVLCGYAMFKSLFEGLFSRILDVIIGAIKRIYHFIYRTIEILLVKPLVFIVSVVIVCVTKLYQAIVFMLAGIFSILAWPFRMVFSLIEKLLPKNAKKYLHPFYKIYSKIKNKD; encoded by the coding sequence ATGACATTAAGCACACAATTTTTGACCATGATAGCAATGGTGTTATCCGGCGTGTATTTAGGGGCAAGCTACTATACCTTCAAGCGAACGGCACAATTGTGGCGTTCGAGCATAATATGGAAGTATGTCCTTGAACTGTTATTTTGGCTGATTCAGGCAGTGGTCATCTATTTTGTCTTGTTTTGGGTTAATGAAGGCATACTGCGGTTCTATATATTCTTGGCAGTGCTTTGTGGTTATGCCATGTTTAAAAGCTTGTTTGAGGGGCTATTCAGTCGCATTCTCGACGTTATCATCGGAGCAATTAAGCGAATTTATCATTTTATATATCGCACCATAGAAATTTTATTGGTGAAACCTCTCGTTTTTATTGTATCTGTCGTGATCGTTTGTGTGACCAAGCTCTATCAAGCAATAGTATTTATGTTAGCAGGAATATTTAGCATACTGGCATGGCCGTTCCGGATGGTTTTTTCTCTTATTGAGAAACTTCTTCCGAAAAATGCGAAAAAATATCTACATCCTTTTTATAAAATATATAGTAAAATAAAAAACAAAGACTAA
- the yabP gene encoding sporulation protein YabP, whose protein sequence is MNYYDKKSMPAPQMEHNVKMINRRLLEIDGVKEVDSFDSEEFLLQTVMGYLVIRGDNLQMKNLDVESGHVSIKGKIYELSYLDEQHGEKAKGLFSKLFK, encoded by the coding sequence ATGAATTACTATGACAAAAAATCAATGCCAGCACCTCAAATGGAGCATAATGTCAAAATGATCAATCGACGTCTATTAGAAATAGACGGTGTAAAAGAAGTAGACAGCTTCGACAGTGAAGAATTTCTTTTGCAAACGGTAATGGGATATTTGGTGATTCGCGGCGATAACCTGCAGATGAAAAATCTCGACGTAGAATCTGGTCATGTTTCGATCAAAGGGAAGATTTATGAGCTTTCTTATTTGGACGAGCAACATGGGGAGAAAGCTAAAGGATTGTTTAGCAAGCTATTCAAATGA
- a CDS encoding RNA-binding S4 domain-containing protein: protein MRLDKFLKVSRLIKRRTLAKEIADQGRIIVNGNKAKAATNIAVGDELKIQFGQKLLTIEIDALKETVKKDEASELYTIKQEEYIKAE, encoded by the coding sequence ATGCGATTGGATAAGTTCTTAAAAGTTTCTCGATTAATAAAGAGACGCACATTAGCGAAAGAAATAGCAGATCAAGGCAGAATTATTGTCAATGGCAACAAGGCAAAAGCGGCGACTAATATCGCAGTTGGCGATGAACTGAAGATACAATTTGGTCAGAAACTATTAACAATCGAGATAGACGCTTTAAAAGAAACTGTAAAAAAAGACGAAGCTAGTGAGTTATATACCATTAAGCAAGAAGAATATATTAAGGCAGAATAG
- the mazG gene encoding nucleoside triphosphate pyrophosphohydrolase codes for MKPLIEVIGLGAGDINQLPLGIYRKLTNSEINCYVRTIDHPVIDSLREEAVSFQSFDTVYEKYDQFEAVYKEIASTLKEKATADGNVLYAVPGHPMLAEQTVQLLLNDTDIEVRIVGGQSFLDDLFSALKIDPIEGFQFLDATSFERRQLQLSQHIVFCQVYDAFNASEVKLTLLEDLPPEYPIYIAEAVGSEQESVIQIPLVELDQQMKLSNLTSVYLPPVDKTLLHHQFYQLKDIIATLRSPEGCPWDRKQTHQTLKKYLVEETYEVLEAIDREDDEAVAEELGDVLLQIMLHSEIGEEAGFFTIDDVIYSITEKMIRRHPHVFGDVVVRDEDDVMDNWQSIKKQEKGEETILQQLDKGMPANLLAEEIQKQAAKVGFDWKEVEPIWEKVYEELEEFKATERLSSHVEREKEFGDILFAMINLGRYYKINPEIALMRTNQKFINRFQFVESKVNESEKDWDSYTLAELDEFWEEAKQFDN; via the coding sequence ATGAAACCATTGATTGAAGTTATTGGCCTTGGTGCTGGCGATATTAACCAGTTGCCGTTAGGTATTTATCGAAAACTGACAAATAGTGAAATAAACTGTTATGTAAGAACCATAGACCATCCTGTCATTGACTCATTACGGGAAGAAGCGGTCTCATTTCAATCATTCGATACGGTTTATGAAAAATATGATCAATTTGAGGCGGTCTACAAGGAAATAGCTAGTACTTTAAAAGAAAAGGCAACAGCAGACGGAAACGTACTTTATGCTGTGCCTGGGCACCCAATGTTGGCCGAACAGACCGTACAGCTCCTATTAAATGATACAGATATTGAGGTGAGGATCGTTGGTGGTCAGAGCTTCCTGGATGACTTGTTTTCTGCATTAAAGATCGATCCGATAGAAGGCTTTCAATTTCTGGATGCCACCTCCTTTGAACGTCGTCAATTACAGCTAAGTCAGCATATCGTATTTTGTCAGGTGTATGATGCATTCAATGCATCGGAAGTAAAATTAACATTGCTGGAAGATTTACCGCCGGAATATCCGATATATATTGCAGAAGCAGTGGGAAGTGAGCAGGAATCAGTAATCCAAATTCCACTTGTCGAATTAGATCAGCAAATGAAACTTAGTAATTTAACGAGTGTCTATCTGCCACCTGTCGACAAGACATTACTGCATCATCAGTTCTATCAATTGAAAGATATAATTGCCACGTTGCGAAGTCCCGAAGGCTGTCCGTGGGACCGAAAACAGACGCATCAAACATTAAAAAAATATTTAGTGGAAGAGACATATGAAGTACTTGAAGCAATTGATAGAGAAGATGATGAAGCAGTAGCTGAAGAACTAGGTGATGTGCTGTTACAAATTATGTTACATAGTGAAATTGGAGAAGAGGCAGGATTTTTTACCATCGATGACGTAATATATAGTATTACGGAAAAAATGATTCGCAGGCATCCACATGTATTTGGTGATGTCGTAGTCCGTGATGAAGACGATGTTATGGATAATTGGCAGTCTATTAAAAAGCAGGAAAAAGGGGAAGAAACCATACTGCAGCAGTTGGATAAAGGTATGCCTGCCAATCTTTTGGCGGAAGAAATCCAGAAGCAGGCTGCTAAAGTAGGCTTTGACTGGAAAGAGGTAGAACCTATCTGGGAGAAGGTTTACGAGGAGTTGGAAGAGTTTAAAGCAACAGAGAGATTATCATCTCATGTTGAGCGGGAAAAAGAATTTGGAGATATACTATTTGCAATGATTAACTTAGGAAGATATTATAAGATTAATCCAGAAATTGCTTTAATGCGGACTAATCAAAAATTTATTAATCGTTTCCAATTCGTAGAGTCAAAAGTTAACGAAAGTGAAAAAGATTGGGATTCCTATACGTTAGCGGAATTGGACGAGTTTTGGGAAGAGGCAAAGCAATTTGATAATTAA
- a CDS encoding putative polysaccharide biosynthesis protein, with amino-acid sequence MKNENRSNKQLYKGAFALVTAGLVSKVISAFYRVPLQNLTGDIGFYIYQQIYPILGIAFMLALYGFPSAISGYLAERGRYKDKHVYPAFFSAMFLFSVLLFLLLYLFSPLLAEWMGDKELAASIRHTAWVFLFVPFVALWRGIAQSEQMMESIAYSQMIEQLIRAFVIICTAILIYNRSMDVYDISFGAMIASVLALSASSLFMYAYRKQKKKKIKSNISFVPDVSLITLMGKIIGAGIVISLNHMLLLLLQLADAFTIVQGLMDYGQTLTASTATKGIFDRGQPLLQLVTVVGSSFAMALVPQVSRTSWQLHKDETIDKVRMTLKYCVLLSVGATIGLIVLFPEINQLLFQNQAGTASLRLLSLSLLFTCLIITVASTLQSFGYMKWTAIILFVGLWIKVLLNHLFIPQMGITGGAVATVVTVFLIFICNFSFLKYLLKGERLLVLPWLKLIAAGGLMAIIILAVKQLITLFTTLEGRFSLLCFVLFSVIAGLFVYLFLIVKWKVITNQELAVLPIPERWKKGMERKQ; translated from the coding sequence ATGAAGAATGAAAATCGTTCAAATAAACAGCTTTATAAAGGAGCTTTTGCTTTAGTAACAGCTGGGTTGGTTAGTAAGGTGATCAGTGCCTTTTACCGGGTACCGTTGCAAAATTTAACCGGAGATATCGGCTTCTATATTTATCAGCAAATCTATCCTATTTTAGGGATTGCTTTTATGCTGGCGCTATATGGCTTTCCGTCTGCGATTTCAGGATATTTGGCAGAGCGTGGTCGATACAAGGATAAGCATGTATATCCCGCCTTTTTTTCGGCTATGTTTCTATTTTCGGTGTTGCTGTTCCTGCTATTGTATCTGTTTAGTCCGTTGCTGGCGGAATGGATGGGGGATAAGGAGTTAGCAGCATCCATTCGCCATACGGCTTGGGTTTTTTTGTTTGTCCCTTTTGTTGCATTATGGAGAGGAATTGCACAGTCTGAACAAATGATGGAGTCCATTGCTTATTCACAAATGATTGAACAGCTAATACGAGCGTTCGTTATTATTTGTACAGCCATTCTAATCTATAACCGCAGTATGGATGTCTACGATATATCATTTGGCGCAATGATTGCCAGCGTGCTCGCACTAAGTGCATCCAGTCTCTTCATGTATGCATATAGGAAACAAAAAAAGAAAAAAATCAAAAGCAATATTTCCTTCGTTCCGGATGTGTCCCTGATAACATTGATGGGAAAAATAATTGGGGCGGGAATTGTCATCAGCCTTAACCATATGCTCTTATTACTATTACAGCTTGCGGATGCCTTCACGATCGTACAAGGCTTGATGGATTACGGGCAAACATTGACAGCATCTACTGCTACGAAAGGAATTTTTGATAGAGGTCAGCCTTTATTGCAATTGGTGACTGTGGTAGGGTCTTCTTTTGCAATGGCACTTGTGCCGCAAGTTTCAAGGACGAGCTGGCAGCTCCATAAAGATGAAACGATTGATAAGGTGCGAATGACATTAAAATACTGTGTCTTGTTATCTGTAGGGGCAACAATAGGATTGATTGTTCTATTTCCTGAAATCAATCAATTATTATTTCAAAATCAAGCAGGGACAGCTAGTCTCAGGCTGCTGTCTTTATCCTTGTTATTTACTTGTCTGATCATTACTGTTGCTTCCACCTTGCAAAGTTTTGGTTATATGAAATGGACAGCGATTATCTTGTTTGTCGGCTTATGGATCAAAGTGTTGCTTAATCATCTTTTTATACCACAAATGGGTATAACAGGAGGGGCTGTAGCAACGGTAGTTACGGTTTTTCTTATTTTTATTTGCAATTTCTCCTTTTTGAAATACTTGTTAAAGGGAGAACGACTACTGGTGCTGCCATGGCTAAAACTGATTGCTGCAGGCGGTCTGATGGCCATTATCATACTGGCGGTCAAACAGTTAATCACACTTTTTACAACACTTGAAGGAAGATTCTCATTACTTTGTTTTGTTTTATTTAGTGTTATAGCGGGTTTGTTCGTGTATCTTTTCCTTATTGTAAAATGGAAAGTTATCACGAATCAGGAATTAGCAGTATTACCAATTCCAGAGAGATGGAAGAAAGGAATGGAGCGTAAACAATGA
- the ptsG gene encoding glucose-specific PTS transporter subunit IIBC, with amino-acid sequence MSNLFGTLQKVGKALMLPVALLPAAGILMAFGTSFAQDQWVEKFPWFGNATVQKVLEVMSEAGGIVFDNLPLLFAVGVAIGLAKGDGVAGLAAIIGYLIMNVTMGVFGDITTEMTSEPAYASVLGIPTLQTGVFGGIIVGILAAYMYNRYFDIEMPQFLGFFAGKRFVPIITAFSALILGIVMYLVWPFAQSGLNAVSHFMLETNRTLSTFVFGVIERSLIPFGLHHIFYSPFWFEFGSYTNAAGEVIRGDQTIFFEQLKDGVDFTAGNFMTGKFPFMMFGLPAAALAIYHTAKPERKKVVGGIMFSAALTSFLTGITEPLEFSFLFVAPVLFGIHAVFAGLSFMTMYLLDVKIGMTFSGGLIDFILFGVMPNRTDWWWVIIVGLVFAVIYYFGFRFAIQKFNLATPGREDEEADAEEDGEVDDRPYEILEAMGGKDNITNLDACITRLRVSVGDKGKVNKNRLKQLGASGVMEVGNNIQAIYGPSSDTIRGQMQDIMDGKTPVKADAKEENNGVASDVTASDLDFVSPMEGEVMPLSEVPDQVFSQKMMGDGFAIKPSNGEIVSPVNGKIINIFPTKHAIGIEADNGTEILIHIGIDTVNLKGEGFTAKAEEGQEIKQGQVLMEVDLDYISNNAPSTVTPVIFTNFAEGQSIQLNASGNIKKEDTNIFQINQ; translated from the coding sequence ATGTCCAATTTATTTGGAACTCTACAAAAAGTAGGGAAAGCATTAATGTTACCAGTAGCACTCTTACCAGCAGCTGGTATTTTAATGGCATTTGGTACAAGTTTTGCCCAAGACCAGTGGGTAGAGAAGTTCCCGTGGTTTGGAAATGCCACTGTTCAAAAAGTTCTAGAGGTCATGTCTGAAGCAGGTGGTATCGTCTTTGATAACTTGCCGTTACTATTTGCAGTCGGTGTAGCTATCGGTTTAGCAAAAGGTGACGGTGTAGCCGGCCTTGCAGCAATTATCGGTTACTTAATTATGAACGTAACAATGGGAGTATTCGGAGATATAACAACGGAAATGACTTCCGAACCTGCCTATGCGAGTGTACTAGGTATTCCTACACTTCAAACCGGTGTGTTCGGCGGTATTATCGTTGGTATACTGGCCGCCTATATGTATAACAGGTACTTTGATATAGAAATGCCTCAATTCTTAGGTTTCTTTGCAGGTAAACGTTTCGTTCCAATTATTACTGCATTCTCTGCATTAATTTTAGGTATTGTGATGTACCTTGTTTGGCCATTTGCGCAAAGTGGTTTAAATGCGGTTTCTCATTTTATGCTTGAAACAAACAGAACACTTTCAACTTTCGTGTTTGGTGTAATCGAGCGTTCGTTAATTCCATTTGGTTTACACCACATTTTCTATTCTCCATTCTGGTTTGAATTTGGTTCTTATACAAACGCAGCAGGAGAAGTTATTCGTGGGGATCAAACGATCTTCTTCGAACAATTAAAAGACGGTGTTGATTTTACAGCAGGTAACTTTATGACTGGTAAGTTCCCGTTCATGATGTTCGGTTTACCAGCGGCAGCATTAGCTATATATCATACGGCAAAACCTGAGCGCAAGAAAGTCGTTGGAGGTATCATGTTCTCTGCAGCATTAACTTCTTTCTTAACAGGTATTACAGAGCCGTTAGAATTCTCATTCTTATTCGTAGCACCAGTATTATTTGGTATTCACGCGGTTTTTGCCGGTCTATCATTTATGACAATGTATTTATTAGATGTTAAGATTGGGATGACATTCTCTGGTGGTCTGATTGACTTTATCCTGTTTGGTGTTATGCCTAACCGTACCGACTGGTGGTGGGTCATCATCGTAGGTTTAGTGTTCGCAGTGATTTACTATTTCGGTTTCCGTTTTGCTATTCAGAAATTCAACTTGGCTACACCAGGTCGTGAAGACGAAGAAGCAGATGCGGAAGAAGATGGTGAAGTAGATGACCGTCCTTATGAAATTCTAGAAGCAATGGGTGGAAAAGACAACATTACCAACCTTGATGCTTGTATCACTCGTTTACGTGTAAGTGTAGGCGATAAAGGTAAAGTGAACAAAAATCGATTAAAACAATTGGGTGCGTCAGGAGTTATGGAAGTTGGTAACAACATCCAAGCGATTTATGGTCCTTCTTCTGATACGATCAGAGGCCAAATGCAAGATATTATGGATGGAAAAACGCCAGTAAAAGCTGACGCTAAAGAAGAAAATAATGGCGTTGCTTCTGATGTAACTGCTAGTGATCTTGATTTCGTCAGTCCGATGGAAGGGGAAGTAATGCCTTTATCTGAAGTACCGGATCAAGTATTTTCACAAAAAATGATGGGTGACGGTTTTGCTATTAAGCCGTCTAATGGTGAGATTGTTTCGCCGGTAAACGGTAAAATCATCAACATCTTCCCGACGAAACATGCGATTGGTATTGAGGCGGATAATGGTACAGAAATTCTTATTCATATCGGTATCGATACAGTCAATCTGAAAGGTGAAGGCTTTACAGCGAAAGCAGAAGAAGGGCAAGAGATCAAACAAGGTCAAGTATTGATGGAAGTTGATTTAGACTACATCAGCAACAATGCACCTTCTACCGTAACACCTGTTATCTTCACTAACTTCGCTGAAGGTCAGTCTATTCAGCTAAACGCGTCAGGAAACATTAAAAAAGAAGATACAAACATCTTTCAAATTAATCAATAA
- the glcT gene encoding glucose PTS transporter transcription antiterminator GlcT, whose product MDEQVTVLKALNNNVIIAKHPFYKEVIIIGKGIGFGKQKGDVVSQEQAEKTFLLKDEQEQAQYKQLVSYIDPAILEILNEVMLLIEERMGESLHEHIHVALTDHLSFAINRANQNVNFSNPFLFEIESLYTKEFQAAQEVVSIISDRTGVQLPEAEVGFIALHIHSAVTNKTIHDMNRHHTLITELVAIIEENLHIQLTKNDINYNRLIQHLHRAIERVNQGEQLAEQTNLAKVLKATYPLCYNLAWKLVKVMQQQLHIPVDESEVLYLTIHLQRLTQS is encoded by the coding sequence ATGGATGAACAAGTGACGGTATTGAAAGCGTTAAATAATAATGTTATCATTGCGAAACACCCTTTCTATAAAGAGGTTATTATTATTGGAAAAGGCATAGGGTTCGGCAAACAAAAAGGCGATGTTGTTTCACAAGAACAAGCTGAGAAAACTTTTTTATTAAAAGATGAACAGGAACAAGCCCAATACAAACAATTAGTTTCCTATATTGATCCAGCTATTCTGGAAATATTGAATGAAGTGATGCTTTTGATTGAAGAGCGAATGGGTGAATCCCTTCATGAGCATATCCATGTTGCTTTAACGGATCACTTATCATTTGCGATTAACCGAGCTAATCAAAATGTGAACTTTTCCAACCCATTCTTGTTTGAGATTGAATCCTTATATACAAAAGAGTTCCAAGCAGCGCAAGAGGTTGTCTCTATTATAAGTGATCGGACTGGTGTGCAATTGCCGGAAGCGGAAGTAGGTTTCATTGCGTTGCATATTCATAGTGCTGTAACTAATAAGACAATACATGATATGAACCGTCACCATACATTAATTACTGAACTAGTTGCGATCATCGAAGAAAATTTACACATTCAATTAACGAAAAATGATATTAATTATAACCGTTTAATACAGCATCTCCACCGAGCAATCGAAAGGGTCAACCAAGGTGAGCAATTAGCGGAACAAACAAATTTAGCAAAAGTATTGAAAGCGACTTATCCTTTGTGCTATAATCTAGCTTGGAAATTAGTTAAAGTGATGCAACAACAATTACATATACCGGTAGATGAATCAGAGGTATTGTATTTAACGATTCATCTGCAACGATTAACGCAATCATAA
- the spoVT gene encoding stage V sporulation protein T, with amino-acid sequence MKATGIVRRIDDLGRVVIPKEIRRTLRIREGDPLEIFVDRDGEVILKKYSPISELGDFATEYAEALFDSLDLSVLISDRDEIIAVAGESKKDYLSKHISKKIDQMMDNRESFMETSKSSLEIIENKEEDLEAYLIHPIVAGGDPIGCMVIFTKEAKEFGDAEKKAAQTAATFLAKQME; translated from the coding sequence ATGAAGGCAACAGGTATTGTACGTCGTATTGATGATTTAGGAAGGGTAGTAATTCCAAAAGAAATTCGCCGGACGCTCCGGATTCGGGAAGGTGATCCGCTAGAGATCTTTGTTGATCGTGATGGTGAAGTTATTTTGAAAAAATATTCACCAATCAGTGAACTAGGGGATTTTGCAACGGAGTATGCGGAGGCATTATTCGATTCATTAGATTTATCGGTTCTCATCAGTGATCGTGATGAAATAATTGCTGTAGCAGGTGAGTCCAAGAAGGATTATTTAAGTAAGCATATATCGAAAAAGATCGATCAAATGATGGATAATAGAGAATCGTTCATGGAAACAAGCAAGAGCAGTCTAGAAATAATTGAAAATAAAGAAGAAGACTTGGAAGCTTATCTTATTCATCCGATTGTAGCTGGCGGTGACCCAATCGGATGTATGGTGATCTTTACAAAAGAAGCGAAAGAGTTCGGAGATGCAGAAAAGAAGGCAGCCCAAACAGCCGCAACTTTTCTTGCCAAGCAAATGGAATAG